The following proteins come from a genomic window of Anopheles ziemanni chromosome 3, idAnoZiCoDA_A2_x.2, whole genome shotgun sequence:
- the LOC131286591 gene encoding acyl-CoA-binding domain-containing protein 5: MSIEDRFNAAVNVIRGLPKNGPYQPSNDMLLRFYSYFKQATKGKCCERRPGFWDVINRAKWDAWNRLGDMPKEVAMQRYVDELKKIVETMSYTDNVANFMEYSMSDLDNVNISDLEMVAPEAIKKVRSRPNSPFASREASPGRLSPATPSPPPMMPAHTVPMVNGHVHKPTAINGYHSHSQHSQSNHTHHPVEIGVNLVTISNGASSGPSELSDDEYIDTYDDDFESETANSFRPIEAVNHARLYQNGTTSAAGGGVSLANGGVGMFQNGSNGQINAEVAAQITRTIERLNASVQQVNSRVSMIEQSMTALRDQQQQQFAKLSASADRYSSHRRAAHPAWWPFAEVSPAMVAFIILWPLVINRITSWAQRKKP, encoded by the exons ATGTCGATCGAGGACCGTTTCAATGCGGCGGTCAATGTTATCCGGGGGCTGCCGAAAAATG GACCTTATCAACCGAGCAATGATATGCTACTACGTTTCTATTCGTACTTCAAGCAGGCtacgaaaggaaaatgttgcGAGCGTAGACCCGGGTTTTGGGACGTTATTAATCG tGCCAAATGGGATGCGTGGAACCGACTGGGCGACATGCCGAAGGAGGTGGCGATGCAAAGATATGTTGACGAGTTGAAAAAG ATTGTCGAAACAATGTCCTACACTGATAATGTGGCTAACTTCATGGAGTACAGTATGAGCGACCTGGATAATGTTAATATCAGTGATCTGGAAATGGTTGCACCAGAGGCGATAAAAAAGGTGCGATCGCGACCAAACTCGCCATTTGCATCACGCGAAGCCAGTCCGGGACGTTTATCGCCAGCCACGCCGTCTCCGCCACCCATGATGCCCGCTCATACGGTTCCAATGGTCAACGGTCATGTGCATAAGCCTACAGCTATCAATGGATATCACAGTCACAGCCAACACAGCCAGTCAAATCATACGCACCATCCGGTGGAAATTGGCGTGAATTTGGTTACAATTAGTAATGGAGCCAGTTCTGGGCCATCGGAACTTAGTGATGATGAGTACATCGACACGTACGATGACGATTTCGAGAGCGAAACGGCCAACTCGTTCCGTCCTATCGAAGCTGTTAATCATGCTCGTTTGTATCAAAATGGAACGACAAGTGCAGCCGGGGGCGGTGTGTCACTGGCTAACGGTGGTGTTGGAATGTTCCAAAACGGTTCTAATGGGCAAATAAATGCAGAGGTAGCCGCGCAGATAACTCGTACAATCGAACGGCTTAATGCCAGCGTGCAACAGGTGAACAGTCGAGTCAGCATGATCGAACAATCGATGACCGCATTGCGCgatcaacagcaacagcagtttGCTAAACTTAGTGCTTCCGCCGATCGGTACTCATCACACCGCCGGGCTGCCCATCCTGCCTGGTGGCCTTTCGCTGAGGTTTCACCGGCGATGGTGGCATTTATCATACTTTGGCCCCTAGTAATTAATCGGATTACCAGTTGGGCGCAGAGAAAAAAACCATAA